One part of the Vibrio palustris genome encodes these proteins:
- a CDS encoding ABC transporter permease subunit yields the protein MIHTDFSLNQRDKQRRWKDRLVRVGVTFGGVGVLGFLVLMFVYLAMVVMPLFSGAKFTPNIYKQTLPIANVWHVDLDDYGKHLLTVSQAGEGQFWSLTSDEPKPLKSVSLLKKPQQLVAMPSDYAWFALLDNHDQVVVAKPTFHYQVTKNGRTFNPGFQQHRYDLTPDSKSTQITQFTFTKTPELVMFASYLSDNSLHVRWKNATDKKFTNFQFPAAFDAVDQLLLTPDGKTLYVRNHNNLIVAEHKKSRFVVREIVDLTKAQPKRQVTDVRLLSGAYSLLVSYDNDEVSQWFDVLKDQVRSLHHIRDFHLAAHSQFLLPDTFSKGFYSFHQDGTVQNHFTTSHKTLFSEKVFEKAPKLASMTNNERYLATYSDNHVVSVSRISNDYPEISWSSLWGKVWYEHYPDPQFVWQSTSASDKFEPKFSLVPIAFGTLKAAAYAMLFAIPIAVFGAIYTAYFMTAKMRRVVKPSIELMEALPTVIIGFLAGLWFAPLVERNLAAIMSLMLALPLTTMIVGYFWSVIIPENMRKRIPGGWHVIILIPAIVLVTWATLSHSQLLEMWMFNGDARVFLMEHGIDFDQRNALVVGFAMAFAVIPTIFTIAEDAVFSVPRHLSDGSLALGATPWQTLTRVILLTASPGIFSGIMMGLGRAVGETMIVLMATGNTPILNWNIFEGMRTLSATIAVELPESEIGSSHYRVLFLAALLLFTFTFAVNSLAEWVRQRLRARYRML from the coding sequence ATGATACACACCGATTTTTCGTTAAATCAAAGAGACAAGCAAAGACGTTGGAAAGACCGTCTTGTGCGAGTTGGTGTGACTTTTGGAGGCGTCGGCGTTTTAGGCTTTCTTGTTCTCATGTTTGTCTATTTAGCTATGGTTGTTATGCCGTTGTTTAGTGGTGCGAAATTTACCCCTAATATTTACAAACAAACGCTGCCGATTGCCAATGTTTGGCACGTAGATCTTGATGATTACGGTAAGCACCTATTAACCGTGAGTCAGGCGGGGGAGGGTCAATTTTGGTCATTAACCTCTGATGAACCTAAGCCGCTGAAAAGTGTATCATTATTAAAAAAACCACAACAGCTGGTGGCGATGCCGTCGGATTATGCGTGGTTTGCTTTACTGGATAACCACGATCAGGTTGTCGTGGCTAAGCCAACCTTTCATTATCAGGTTACCAAGAATGGCCGTACGTTCAACCCTGGTTTTCAGCAGCATCGTTATGATTTGACGCCAGACTCAAAGTCGACCCAAATTACTCAATTTACATTTACTAAGACACCTGAGCTTGTCATGTTTGCAAGTTACCTATCGGATAACTCGTTACATGTGCGCTGGAAAAATGCAACGGATAAAAAGTTCACGAATTTTCAATTTCCAGCCGCGTTCGATGCGGTTGATCAGCTACTATTGACCCCCGATGGTAAAACGCTTTATGTACGTAACCACAATAACCTAATTGTCGCTGAACACAAAAAATCTCGCTTTGTGGTGAGGGAAATCGTCGATCTGACCAAGGCTCAGCCGAAGCGTCAAGTTACCGATGTCCGCTTACTCTCTGGAGCTTACTCATTACTTGTATCGTATGATAATGATGAAGTAAGCCAGTGGTTTGATGTATTAAAAGATCAAGTGCGTTCTTTGCACCATATTCGTGATTTTCACTTAGCAGCCCATAGCCAGTTTTTGTTACCGGATACCTTTAGCAAAGGGTTTTACAGTTTTCATCAAGATGGAACAGTACAAAACCACTTTACCACCAGTCATAAAACGTTATTTTCTGAAAAGGTGTTTGAGAAAGCGCCTAAGCTTGCGTCAATGACGAATAATGAACGTTATTTAGCGACCTATAGTGATAATCATGTGGTGTCAGTATCACGCATTAGTAATGATTACCCTGAGATTTCTTGGTCCTCACTGTGGGGAAAAGTTTGGTACGAGCATTACCCTGATCCGCAGTTTGTGTGGCAGTCTACGTCAGCCAGTGATAAATTCGAACCTAAATTCAGCTTAGTACCAATTGCATTTGGAACCTTAAAAGCGGCGGCTTATGCGATGCTTTTTGCGATTCCGATTGCGGTTTTTGGCGCGATTTATACCGCCTATTTCATGACGGCTAAGATGCGCCGTGTGGTTAAGCCGAGTATTGAGTTAATGGAAGCGTTGCCGACGGTGATTATTGGTTTTTTAGCCGGCCTGTGGTTCGCACCATTGGTTGAAAGAAACTTAGCCGCCATCATGTCTTTGATGCTCGCTCTACCGCTTACCACCATGATCGTGGGCTATTTCTGGTCCGTCATTATTCCTGAAAATATGCGTAAACGTATCCCCGGTGGTTGGCATGTGATTATTCTTATTCCGGCTATCGTACTCGTGACGTGGGCAACATTATCGCATAGTCAACTGCTCGAAATGTGGATGTTTAATGGCGATGCCCGTGTATTCCTTATGGAACACGGTATTGACTTCGATCAGCGTAATGCGCTGGTTGTTGGGTTTGCTATGGCCTTTGCTGTGATACCGACGATTTTTACCATTGCTGAAGATGCGGTGTTTTCTGTTCCCCGGCATTTATCCGATGGATCGCTCGCGTTGGGGGCTACGCCTTGGCAAACCTTAACAAGAGTGATTTTACTAACGGCGAGTCCTGGTATCTTTTCTGGGATTATGATGGGGTTAGGGCGCGCTGTCGGTGAAACCATGATCGTCTTAATGGCGACAGGTAATACGCCCATACTCAATTGGAACATTTTTGAAGGGATGAGAACCTTATCAGCAACGATCGCGGTAGAATTACCGGAATCGGAAATCGGCAGTTCGCATTACCGCGTATTATTTTTAGCGGCTTTATTGCTATTTACCTTTACGTTTGCAGTGAATTCGTTAGCGGAGTGGGTTCGCCAACGCTTACGTGCTCGTTATCGCATGTTATAA
- a CDS encoding peroxiredoxin produces the protein MVLVGRKAPDFTAGAVLGNGEIVDNFNLSEFIKGKKAVLFFYPLDFTFVCPSEIIAFDKRLADFQEKGCEVIGVSIDSVFSHNAWRKTSVDNGGIGEVNYPLVADTTHEVVNAFDVADPNGPGIALRGSFLIDEDGVVRHQVVNDGPLGRNIDEMLRMVDALSFHQEHGEVCPAQWEKGKSGMQASTDGVAAYLSEHSSDLDKK, from the coding sequence ATGGTACTAGTTGGTCGCAAAGCCCCTGATTTTACCGCTGGAGCAGTTCTAGGTAACGGTGAAATCGTTGATAACTTCAACCTTTCTGAATTCATTAAAGGTAAGAAAGCTGTTCTATTCTTCTACCCACTAGACTTCACTTTCGTTTGCCCATCAGAAATCATCGCATTCGACAAACGTCTAGCTGACTTCCAAGAAAAAGGTTGTGAAGTGATCGGTGTTTCTATCGACTCTGTATTCTCACACAATGCATGGCGTAAAACGTCTGTAGACAACGGTGGTATCGGTGAAGTTAACTACCCACTAGTTGCAGACACAACGCATGAAGTTGTTAACGCGTTTGACGTTGCTGATCCAAACGGCCCTGGCATCGCACTACGTGGTTCTTTCCTAATCGACGAAGACGGTGTTGTTCGTCACCAAGTTGTGAACGACGGCCCACTAGGTCGTAACATTGACGAAATGCTACGTATGGTAGATGCACTCTCTTTCCACCAAGAGCACGGCGAAGTATGTCCTGCACAGTGGGAAAAAGGTAAATCAGGTATGCAAGCGTCTACAGACGGTGTTGCAGCTTACCTTTCTGAGCACTCTTCAGATCTAGACAAAAAATAA
- the pstA gene encoding phosphate ABC transporter permease PstA: protein MINWIKSGAPWVWLTGGAVSISLISVLGLLLLIGWKGLTYFWPAPLYQWQDNSGHRLIGQLYDHDEVPLSHLHIDKLHLSKAIKQKGSVERLHIKIANRERNTADFVSVLGIDLSKPSRPKDWAVIDRERNGQFYGRPVQYVLANGHTTADIGPNLQQGMQQAADIRRKIDDLIQHKIGDLGQKIERLQREKRRLQLNDQFTPNQQREIELEKTRLDNQLSLAENHVDELRKHLGMQALILEDMTGQRVAIPVKQILRFWYPNQLTWTEKVTHWAKGVWLFLSEKPRESNSEGGVFPAIFGTILLVLLMSIVVMPLGIVAAVYLHEYAKDNAFTRMIRVAVINLAGVPSIVYGVFGLGFFVYTIGGSIDKLFFADRLPAPTFGTPGLLWSALTLAVLTLPVVIVATEEGLSRIPYSIRHGSLALGATQFETVWRIVLPMASPAMITGLVLAVARAAGEVAPLMLVGVVKLASNLPVDEQFPYLHLERKFMHLGFHIYDLGFQSPNIEAARPLVYATAFLLVAVIITLNLTAISIRNNLREKFRTLGQD, encoded by the coding sequence GTGATCAACTGGATAAAATCCGGCGCCCCTTGGGTTTGGCTTACCGGCGGAGCAGTCAGTATTAGCTTGATCTCCGTGCTAGGATTGTTGCTATTAATTGGCTGGAAAGGATTAACCTATTTTTGGCCAGCTCCTTTGTATCAATGGCAAGATAATTCTGGTCATCGCCTGATTGGCCAGCTTTACGATCACGATGAAGTGCCACTCAGTCATTTGCATATTGATAAATTGCATTTAAGTAAAGCAATTAAGCAAAAGGGATCGGTCGAACGTCTGCACATTAAGATTGCGAATCGAGAACGTAATACCGCCGATTTTGTATCTGTTCTTGGTATCGATCTCTCCAAGCCCTCTCGGCCTAAAGATTGGGCGGTGATTGACCGTGAGCGCAATGGACAATTTTATGGTCGGCCGGTGCAATATGTATTAGCGAACGGACACACAACGGCTGATATTGGCCCGAATCTGCAACAAGGCATGCAGCAAGCGGCTGATATTCGGCGTAAAATTGATGATCTTATCCAACATAAAATAGGCGATTTAGGTCAAAAAATTGAACGCCTGCAACGGGAAAAACGCCGCTTACAGTTGAATGATCAATTTACTCCTAATCAGCAACGCGAAATTGAGTTAGAGAAAACGCGTTTGGACAACCAATTGTCTTTGGCGGAAAATCATGTGGATGAGTTGCGTAAACACCTCGGAATGCAGGCCTTAATTTTAGAAGATATGACTGGGCAGCGGGTGGCGATTCCGGTTAAACAGATTTTACGTTTTTGGTATCCAAATCAACTGACATGGACAGAAAAAGTCACACATTGGGCGAAAGGTGTGTGGCTGTTTTTATCGGAAAAGCCGCGCGAGTCGAACTCGGAAGGTGGGGTGTTTCCGGCGATATTTGGCACCATTTTATTGGTGTTACTTATGTCGATAGTAGTGATGCCATTAGGAATCGTCGCCGCTGTGTATTTACATGAATACGCAAAAGATAATGCTTTTACTCGTATGATTCGCGTGGCGGTGATTAACCTTGCCGGTGTACCGTCAATTGTTTATGGAGTATTTGGTCTGGGCTTTTTCGTCTACACCATTGGTGGGTCAATCGATAAACTTTTTTTTGCCGATCGTTTACCCGCCCCAACATTTGGTACACCAGGATTATTATGGTCGGCATTAACGTTAGCGGTATTAACCTTGCCCGTCGTCATTGTGGCTACCGAAGAAGGGTTAAGTCGTATCCCTTATTCGATTCGCCATGGCTCGCTTGCTTTAGGGGCTACACAGTTTGAAACGGTCTGGCGCATTGTGTTGCCGATGGCCAGTCCAGCGATGATCACAGGCTTAGTCTTAGCGGTGGCGCGCGCTGCCGGTGAAGTTGCGCCATTAATGTTGGTCGGTGTGGTAAAATTGGCCTCTAACTTACCCGTTGATGAGCAATTTCCGTATTTGCATTTAGAGCGTAAATTTATGCATTTGGGCTTTCATATTTATGATTTAGGTTTTCAAAGCCCCAATATAGAAGCCGCTCGACCATTGGTTTACGCGACGGCATTTTTATTGGTTGCGGTGATTATTACGTTAAACTTAACGGCAATCAGCATCCGTAATAACTTACGCGAAAAATTCAGAACCTTAGGACAGGATTAA
- the pstB gene encoding phosphate ABC transporter ATP-binding protein PstB — protein sequence MYSVNQTLGYELPLDVNNLDDEQTSIEIENLSLYYDKQYQALKEISMRIPKGNVTSFIGPSGCGKSTLLRCINRMNDLVEDCHIEGQVKLHGKNVYQHDVDVPTLRRRIGMVFQRPNPFPKSIYENVVYGLRLQGIKNSRALDDAAEHALRSAALWDEVKNRLHENAFGLSGGQQQRLVIARAIAIEPEVLLLDEPTSALDPISTLTIEELIHELKQKYTVIMVTHNMQQAARVSDYTAFIHMGSLVEYADTDTIFTSPTKKQTEDYITGRYG from the coding sequence ATGTATTCAGTCAATCAGACATTAGGCTATGAGCTTCCTTTGGACGTCAATAACCTTGATGACGAGCAAACTTCGATAGAAATTGAGAATTTGAGTCTTTATTACGATAAGCAGTATCAAGCGTTAAAAGAGATATCAATGCGTATTCCCAAGGGCAATGTGACGTCTTTTATTGGCCCGTCTGGATGTGGTAAATCCACACTGTTACGTTGTATTAATCGTATGAACGATTTGGTTGAAGATTGTCATATTGAAGGTCAGGTCAAGCTACATGGTAAAAACGTTTATCAGCATGATGTTGATGTACCGACGTTACGTCGCCGTATCGGTATGGTGTTCCAGCGTCCCAATCCTTTTCCTAAATCGATTTATGAAAATGTAGTGTATGGACTACGTTTACAAGGGATTAAAAATAGTCGGGCGTTAGATGATGCCGCCGAACATGCGCTGCGCTCAGCAGCGCTCTGGGATGAAGTTAAAAATCGATTGCATGAAAATGCATTTGGCCTTTCTGGCGGTCAGCAGCAACGCTTGGTGATCGCGAGAGCGATAGCTATCGAACCTGAGGTACTGTTGCTTGATGAACCTACCTCAGCATTGGACCCGATATCAACGTTAACGATTGAAGAGCTTATTCATGAATTAAAACAAAAATATACCGTCATCATGGTGACGCATAATATGCAGCAAGCGGCGCGGGTCAGTGATTATACGGCATTTATTCATATGGGCTCACTGGTTGAATATGCAGATACGGATACGATCTTTACATCGCCAACCAAAAAACAAACCGAAGATTACATAACGGGGCGTTATGGCTAA
- the phoU gene encoding phosphate signaling complex protein PhoU, with protein MQLGRHISGQFNAELESIRTHLLTMGGLVEQQLSYAMHALHKDDIELARKVVRDDHKVNAMEVSIDEACTRIIAKRQPTAKDLRLIMSIIKTITDLERIGDVATKMAYITIESSTVKERTFQAALEPLCRSAIEMLHQVLDAFARMDLEAAVRIYKLDDKLDNEVESVIASLTTSMIEDSDNIPNILTVMWSARAIERIGDRCQNICEYIIYFVKGKDVRHIDEHTIDEAVED; from the coding sequence ATGCAATTAGGTCGACACATCTCAGGGCAATTCAATGCAGAGCTAGAGTCTATTCGTACGCATTTATTAACGATGGGCGGGCTGGTGGAACAGCAGCTTTCTTATGCCATGCATGCTTTACATAAAGACGATATTGAACTGGCACGTAAAGTAGTGCGCGATGATCATAAAGTGAATGCGATGGAAGTATCGATTGATGAGGCTTGCACGCGTATTATTGCCAAGAGGCAACCAACGGCCAAAGATTTGCGTCTTATCATGTCGATCATCAAGACAATTACAGATTTAGAGCGTATTGGTGATGTTGCAACAAAAATGGCGTATATCACTATTGAGAGTAGTACGGTTAAAGAGCGCACGTTTCAGGCCGCATTAGAGCCATTGTGCCGCTCTGCAATTGAAATGCTCCATCAAGTTCTCGATGCGTTTGCTCGTATGGACTTAGAAGCTGCAGTCCGCATTTATAAGTTGGATGATAAACTCGATAATGAAGTCGAGAGCGTGATTGCGAGCCTGACGACATCCATGATAGAAGATAGCGATAATATCCCCAATATTCTTACTGTCATGTGGTCGGCGAGGGCGATTGAGCGCATTGGCGATCGCTGCCAAAATATTTGTGAATATATTATTTATTTCGTTAAAGGTAAGGATGTAAGACACATCGACGAGCATACGATAGATGAAGCGGTTGAGGATTAA